The Candidatus Poribacteria bacterium nucleotide sequence CGTCTCCGACTCGACGGGATGACGCCCTCTCCCGACCTGTCCACGAGCGGCTTCTGCCTCGCTGGACCCAGCGGGATCGCCGCGTGGGCTCCGGGCGGGAGCGTCGCGCTCGACCTCGCCAGCGTCGAAGGCGCGTGGGCAGTCGAGTGGATCCATCCGATCACGGGCGCGTCGGAGGCGGCGGGAAGCGTCTCCGGCGGAGCCCGACGCGAGTTCCAGGCTCCCGTCGCCGGGGACGCGGTTCTGTTCCTCGCGGCTCAGGAGTGACCCCATGCCGCGCGGTTCCTGCCCCAACTTCGTGTTCCTCATCGCCGACGATCAGCGGTTCGACACGATCCGCGCCCTGGGCAACGACGCCGTCCACACGCCCGCGTTCGATTCGCTGGCGGCGCGGGGAACCGCGTTCACCCACGCGCACGTCATGGGCTCGATGGTCGGAGCTGTGTGCATCCCGACGCGGGCGATGCTCCTGACGGGAAGGACGCTCTTCTGCGCGACGGACCCGCTGCCGGACGACGTTCCCCTGCTACCACAGCTTCTGCGCGAGTCGGGATACATGACCTACGGCGTCGGCAAGTGGCACAACCGCGCCCCGACCTACGCCCGGAGCTTCACCGGCGGAGCCGAAGTCTTCTTCGGCGGGATGTCCGACCACTGCCGCGTGCCGGTCTATGACTTCGATCCGACCGGGCAGTACCCCAAGAGCGCCGAGCGGATCGGGGACAAGCACTCCGTCGAGCTCTTCACCGACGCGGCGGTTCGGTTCCTGCGGAGCTATCGGGACGACGCCCCTTTCTTCCTCTATGTGGCGAACACGTCTCGGTCGTCTCCGCAAGCGAAACGCCGCTACGATAATCCCACGGCGCCTGTCTTGTAGTCGCCGTTACTGTTTCGAGCTCGGAACTTCAGGAGGTAGTTCGACGCGTCAATCCACGCGATCACGGAGTCGTTCATCGGTGCGCCGTCGGGAGCCGACTGCCGCTGCTGTACGGATTCTGCCGCGCGGCACACCACATAGCACGATCTCCGGCGCTCTTAGGTAGGAGGGCAGAGCAGTGAAACGCCAGCTGGTTGTCACCGCACTGATGGCTCTGGGCCTGCTCGCACCATTGATGGTGTCCTGTGGAGGAAACAAAGACGACGTCGATCTGTCGGACATTGAGAACGCCGATGGCTTGGCGTCTTTCGAGTCCGAAGGCATCGTCTTCCTGCCGGTGACGCCCGGCGGCGGCATCACCCTCAGCAACGGCGCGACGTTCGACGTGGAGCCGTTCTATATCGCCAAGACCGAGCTCACGAATACTCAGTACGACGCCTTCGTGCGATCCGCCGATGGGTTCAACAACCCGGAATGGTGGCGCGGCATGCCGTCGGCGCAAATACCGCCCCAACTCGCGTTGCTGGATCAGCGCAACGACCAGCCCGATACTCCACGCGAGAGCATCTCGTGGTACCAGGCCGTCGCTTACACGCGTTGGCTGAACGCCCGCTTGAAGGCGAAGAACGCGGATGTGTCGGCGGGCGGCTTGCGCGTGAACGGG carries:
- a CDS encoding formylglycine-generating enzyme family protein; translated protein: MKRQLVVTALMALGLLAPLMVSCGGNKDDVDLSDIENADGLASFESEGIVFLPVTPGGGITLSNGATFDVEPFYIAKTELTNTQYDAFVRSADGFNNPEWWRGMPSAQIPPQLALLDQRNDQPDTPRESISWYQAVAYTRWLNARLKAKNADVSAGGLRVNGVEWEVRLPTEWEWQWAAQGGAQKRAYPWGEWQGGRANTWDARVGRTMPVGSYPDGAAVCGALDMCGNVEEWCLNKWNSPYDTVVDATDESRTLRGGSFSDGQFGTASSFGHDAPPNKWRNSFTGFRVGLFAPL